Genomic window (Penaeus vannamei isolate JL-2024 chromosome 7, ASM4276789v1, whole genome shotgun sequence):
tatatatataaatatatatatatatatatatatatatatatatatatatatatatatatatatgtatatatatatatatatatataatatatgtatgtatatgtatatttatatatatatatatatatatatatatatatatatatatatatatatacatatatatatatatatatatatatatgaatatatatatatatatatatatatatatatatatatatatatatatatatgaatatatatatatatacgaatatatatatatatatatatatatatatatatatatatatatatatatatatatatatatatatatatatatatgtatatatatatatgaatatatatatatatatatatatacatatatatatatatatatatatatatatatatatatatatatatatatatatatatatatatatatatatatatatatgtatatatatacatgtatatatatatatatatatatatatatatatatatatatatatatatatatgtatatatatacatatatatatatatatatatatatgtgtatatatctatatatatttatatatatatatatatatatatatatatatatatatatatatatatatatacaatgtatatataactgtatacatatttatacatatatatatatatatatatatatatatatatatatatatatatatatatatctacgtatatatatgtatatatatgtatgtatatgtatatatatgtatgcatatgtatatacatacatatacatatatatatatatatatatatatatatatatatatatatatatatatatatatatatatatatatatatatatatatgtgtatatgtgtgtgtgtgtatgtgtacatgagtgtgtgtgtcagtattgtgtgtgtattgtgaaatgtgtgtgtgtgtgtgtgtgtgtgctgtgtgtgtgtgtgtgtgtgtgtgtgtgtgtgtgtgtgtgtgtgtgtgtgtctgtgtgtgtgtgtgtgtgtgtgtgtgtgtctgtgtgtgtgtgtgtgcgtccgtatatatatatatatatatatatatatatatatatatatatatatatatatatatatatatatatatatacatataaatatacatatacttatatttacatatatttatatatatatatatatatatatatatatatgtatatatgtatgtatatatatatatatatatatatacatatatatatatatatatatatatatacatatatatacatatatatacatgtatatatatatatatatatatatatatatatatatatatatatatatatatatgtatgtatgtatgtatatgtatatatatataaataaataaaattaaaataaaataaataaataaatatatatatatatatatatatatatatatatatgtatgtatatatatatatatatatatatatatatatatatatatattaaatacacacacacacacacaaacacacacaaagcagcacacacacacacacacacacacacacacacacacacacacacacacacacacacacacacacacacacacacacacacacacacacacacacacaaacataaacacacacacacacacacacacacacacacacaaacacacacacacacacacacacacatgtatatatatatatatatatatatatatatatatatatatatatatatatagatatagacacacacacaaacaaacacacacacacacacacacacacacacacacacacactcacacacacacacacacacacacacacacacacacacacacacacacacacacacacacacacacacacacacacacacacacacacacacacacacatacacacacacacatacacacatgccactacaccacatgcacacaaacacacacacacacacacacacacacacacacacacacacacacacacacacacacacacacacagacacacacacacacagacacagagacacacgcacacagatacacacacacacacacacacacacacacacacacacacacacacacacacacacacacaaagaaacacacacacacacacacacacacacatatatatatatacacacatacacatacacacacacacacacacacacacacagatatatatatatatatatatatatatatatatatatatatatatgtatatatatacacatatatatatatatgcatatatatataattatatatatatatatatatatatatatatatatatatatatatatacatacacacacacacacacacacacattactttcacacacacacacacacacacacacgcacatatacatatatatatatatatatatatatatatatatatatatatatatatatatatatatttatatatatatatacatatatatatatatacttatatatatatatatatatatatatatatatatatatatatatctatatatatatatatatatatatatatatatatatatatatatatatatatatatatatatatgtacaaatatatatatatatatatatatatatatatatatacatatatatatatatatatatatatatatatatatcatatatatacatatatatatatatatatatatatatatatatataaatatatatatatatatatatataatatatatatgtactatgtatatttatatatatatatatatatatatgtatatatatatatatatatatatatatatatatatatatatatatatatatatatatatatatgtgtgtgtgtgtgtgtgtgtgtgtgtgcatatatatatatatatatatatatatatatatatatatatatatatatatatatatatatatatatatatatatatatatatatatatatatatatatatatatatgtatatatatatataaatatatatatatatacatatatatatatatatatatatatatatatatatacatatatattatacatatatatatatatatatatatatatatatataggtataaatatatatatatatatatatatatatatatatatatatatatatagatatagatatacatatgtatatacatatatatatatatatatatacataaatatagagataaatatatatatatatatatatatatatatatatatatatatatatatatatatatatatatatttatatatatgtgagtgtgtgtgtatatatatatatatatatatatatatatatatatatatatatatatatatatatatatatatatatatatatatatatatatatatatatatatatatatatatataaatatatatatatatatatatatatatatatatatatatatatatatatatatatatatatatacatatatatatatatgtatatgtatatatatatatatatatatatatatatatatatatatatatatatatatatatatatatgtatatatatatatatatatatatatatatatatatatatatatatatatatatatatatatatatatatatatatatatatatatatatatatatatatatatatatatatatatatatatatatatatatatatatatatatatatatatatatatatatatatatattatttatatattatatatatatatatatatatatatatatatatatatatatatatatatatatatatatatatatacatatatatatatatatatatatatatatatatatatatatatatatatatatattatatatatatatatatatatatatatatatatatatatatatatatatatatatatatatatatatatatatatatatatatatatatatatatatatatatatatatatatatacatatgtatatatcatataaatataagtatgtgtgtatatatatatatatatatatatatatatatatatatatatatatatatatatatatatatatatatatatatatatatatatatatatatatatatatatatatatatatatatatatatatatatatatcttttacaaacatatatatatttatatatatatatatatatacaaatacaaatatatacatatatatatatatatatatatatatatatatatatatatatatatatatatatatatacatatttgtatgtatatatctatatctaaatcaatatctatatctatatcaatatatatatatatatatatatatatatatatatatatatacatacatatatatatatatatatatgtatatattatatatatatatatatatatatatatatatatatataatatatacatatatatatatatatatatgtatatattatatatatatatatatatatatatatatatataatatatataatatatacatatatatatatatatatatgtatatatatatatatagatataatatatagacacacacacacacacacacacacacacacacacacacacacacacacacacacacacacacacacacacacacacacacacacacacacacacacacacacacacacacatatatatatatatatatatatatatatatatatatatatatatatatatatatatatatatatatatttatatatatatatatatatatatatatatatatatatatatatatatatatgtttatgtatatatatttaaatgtgtgtgtgtgtgaatatatatatatatatatatatatatatatatattagagatatatagagagagagagagagagagagagagagagagagagagagagagagagagagagagagagagagagagagagagagagagagagagagagagggttatattatatacatatatatatatacatatatatatatatatatatacatatatatatatatatatatatatatatatatatatatatattatatatatatatatatatatatatatatatatatatatatatatatatatatatatacatatttatatatatagatatatagatattcttgtatatatatatatatatatatatatatatatatatatatatatatattatatatatatatacatatatataaatgtgtacatatatatacatatatatacatacatatatgtatatacatatatagagagagagagactgaaagattttcgctcccctccccccccccacccccttcattccggaccctttccctccctctgcacGCCCGAACAGGCCGGCAGCGCCCACGAGAGAAATAGACATCATAAACATGTCTCTGTGAACACCGCCGGTAGACCgcagcttcccctcccctcccccccacccgcccctgagacacccacccacgcccgcggACCCGCCCCTGGACCGCGGTGGGTGTGCATGGGCGCGTGTTTCCTCCTCGTCTGCGGCAGGTGATGGGCGGCCTTCACACACATCATGCTTATTGCCCcctgggaggtgggggtggggtggggtggggggtggggggtaactgtgatggtggttgtggatTATCTGGATTGCGaactggtggttgtggtgattgtgttgttgattgtgattgtgttgttgtggtggttgtgttgTTGTGGTGATTGTGTTGTTGTGGtgattggttgttgtttgtgAGTGTTGTTGATTGTGACTGTGTTGTTGTGGCGATTGTGTTGTGgtgattgtttgttgtttatgagTGTTGTTGATTGTGATTGGTCGTTGTGGTGATTATGTTGTTGATTGTGATTGGTTGTTGTGATGATTGTGTTGTTGTGGTGATTATTTTCCAACGTGATTATCGATGATGATAAGGTCTTTGTATGGTGAGGGATAATATTTTTTATGGTGATGAGTATTTCGGTTAATTTACTTTGGTTGTGATGCGGCAGTGATGAAGCTTTATTAAGGGGGTGATAAGGTACGTgttcatgtacatgcatgtgtgcgttcatgagtgtatgtgtgcgttcatgagtgtatgtgtgcgttcatgagtgtatgtgtgtgttcatgagtgtatgtgtgtgtatgtgtgtgtgtgtgtgtgtgtgtgtgtgtgtgtgtgtgcgttcatgagtgtatgtgtgcgttcatgagtgtatgtgtgcgttcatgagtgtatgtgtgtgtgtgtgtgtgctggctgAAATAAGTGCAAGCGTGGGAGAGATTTTGTTGAAAGGTGTGCGTATTTGTTCATTAATATGGTATTGATTTTGGTGAATATTTAATAGATGCAAGTAATATAACACTCTGTGCATGTTGTGCAGTGTATGCATAAACATGAGAAtttacatgcagacacacacacacacctgtatgtgtgtgtgtgtacatatatatatgtgtatatatatatatatatatatatatgtatatatatctatatatatatcaatatatctatatctatatatatatctacatatctatatgtatctatatatatatacatttatatatatacatatacatatatacacatatatatatacatatacatatatatacatatatatatatatatatatatacacacacacacatatatatatatatatatatacatatatatatgtgtgtgtgtgtgtgtgtgtgtgtgtgtgtgtgtgtgtgtgtgtgtgtgtgtagtgtgtgtgtgtgtgtgtgtgtttgtgtgtgtgtgtgtgtgtgtgtgtgtgtgtgtgtgtgtgtgtgtgtgtgtgtgtgtgtgtgtgtgtgtgtttgtgtatgtgcattgcgtgtgtatgtatgtatatatatatatatatatatatatatatatatatatatatatatatatatatatatatatatatatatatatatatatatatatatattgtatatatatatatacatacatatatatatatatatatatatatatatatatatatatatatatatatatatatatatatatggtatatatatatatatggtgtatataatgtgtgtatatatatatatatatatatatgtatatatatatatatatatatatatatatatatatatatatatatatatatatatatatatatatatataatgtatatatataatatatataatgtatatataatatatatatatatatatatatatatatatatatatatatatattatatatattcatatatatataataatgtttgtgtgtgtgtgtgtgtgtgtgtgtgtgtgtgtgtgtgtgtgtgtgtgtgtgtgtgtgtgtgtgtgtgtgtgtgtgtgtgtaattatcacACTTAATCTGATCACATGATATTATTTCCATGAATAACAAATGATCCCACAGTTGCTAAGTGAATCTGAGGTGACGTCATTTGatatattcctttcccttccctctgaacccaccctgccccctccaccccctacccctccaccgcCCTTTCCCCCGCCGCCCTgctatctcctccccttcaccaccacccctccccacccaccttcgCACTcttccattcacaaaaaaaaaaaaaaatccaatctcAACATTTTATAAAGATAGGCatagatacaagaaaaaaaaaaacaatgaataatttaaaaaaagagagagaataagatggagATAAATAGCGTTTCATCCCCAACCCCTAACGAAGCCATAAAAGCCAGCAATTGAAGCCATAATCAGATATATTGAAAAGAAACGGTTTGAACAGGTGTTTCAACAGGTGTTTTCGAAGGGGGAGGACTTCTCTCTATTCGCAGGTGACCATGAAACCAAATCCCTTGTTTTTAGGTGAAGTTTGTCACTTTTTTTgtaccaaaggggggggggttgtgttaggTGCTTGGGAAGTATAGGTGTGGATAAGAACAGGAAAgcaaaggtgtgtatgtgtatatgtatgaataaaaaaaaaaaacgtataggcttacaaacacatataatcattaattaaaaagacacacacacgcacacacacgaaaacgtACAGGCTTATACACATTTATCAGTAtcaaaaagacacacatacacacacacagacacacacacacacagacacacacacacacacacacacacacacacacacgcacacacacacacagacacacacgcacagacacacacacacacacacagacacacacacacacagacacacacacgcacacacacacacagacacacacacacacacacacgcacgcacacagacacacacacacacagacacacacacacacagacacacacacacacagacacacacacacacacacacacacacgcacacagacacacacacgtacactggcTCTGAGCGAGTGATTTCTGGCTCGCCAAATCCACCCCATCAATTCTCGCGGATCTGCTGACCTTTGGCAATAATTGGATTTATCTCCTTAATGGCCTGTGGCGGGAAATATGATATCCGGTTAtctcatattaatatattatatatttatacgtgcacACTAATCTATATCTACTGTATATTTCCATGTAGGTATttgtatgtacacttatatatacatatatatgcgtatatatttatatttatctatatatctgtgtatctatccatttatctgtctgtccatctgtctttctatctgcgtctatctatctatctatctatctgtccatatgtctatctatctttctatctgtctgtctgtctatctatctatctatatataaatgcatatatatatatatatatatatatatatatatatatatatatatatatatatatatatatatatatatatatatatacatatatatatatatatatatatatatatatatatatatatatatacattcacacatatatatacttatacggcGTATATGTgcaaattatacacatacatcaaaCATGCTTTTCCTCAAGAAAATCTATAATTTTTCTCCAAAATTCTCCCGCCCGCACGTCATGACACCAGCCCATCGCCACGCCCTCCCGCCTTCTCGCGTCGTCAGATCTCAGCAAAGGGAAGAGCAGatggtagagagaaggggagaaggggagagggagagagagagagaagcggagggagaggggaagcggttGAGGGTTGttgggaagatggagaaggagagtagggagggaaagaaattaagagagagaaggagtgagagagggagagggagagagagagagacagagagacagagacaaagacagagagagagcgagagagtcagaaagagacaaagaagaggtaTGGACGGAAAaacgaggagaaagggaaagagagaaaaaaaagaagcattcACGAAAAAGATGTGAAAGACCACTAGGAAGACATAAAAGCTTACGAAGAAGAGACacgaagcgaagagagagggaagaaaagaaaagaaaaaggaaataaaagagagaagacgagaagagagagaaagaaaaggacaaaaaaagggGATGATGAAAGACCCACCAAAAAACATGACCACTCAAATTTCGGCCCACATTCAGATCGAGGAAAATATGCGTCTGGAAGCTTTTgcgtaataaaataaatgaataaatgataactgAATAGATAGGGTAGGTAGACGGGTATGTCGCGATAACGTTGCTTCTTTgatttatattctttcttattttcatttctcttcatacacacatacacgcatacacacacacaaacacacacacacacacacacacacacacacacacacacacacacacacacacacacacacacacacacacacacacacatatatatatatatatatatatatatatatatatatatatatatatatatatatatatatatatatatatatatatacatatatatatatatatatatatatatatatatatatatatatatatatatatacatacatatatatatatacacacacacagagttgaggtggctgctctttcGGAGGTGAgtagacctggcagcggcacgatcagtgcaCGTGGTttcacctactactggtcaggccgcagtgacgctcaccatctccagggagtagccatagctgataccggcagcgagaattgcctccttttccgggactttgcaaggtcccagaaattgaggatttctggctcctggtaccagcgcccggacccgcatcgctggacatggtactgcgatgcgggtaatgcagccaaggagatcgaccacacactcgttagcactcgttgggggatcctccagaactgcagggtgtataggagtgctgaggtttgtggtactgatcatagattggttgtggctaccctccgggtccacttcacaACTCCCCACGTTATTAGgggtcttgctgaggaggtcgaaggccatttcttagtaaatgaccttcgtccgtTGCCGGACTTACCcgtcagtgaggaccctccctccctaactgaagttaggagagcgatttccaagctgaagagtggcaaagcagcgggtatttgcggcatcccagctgatccgttaaaggctggtggtgaacctatgactCGTGGGTTGCATGTGACTGCCATCTGGCGGTTTGGTACCGTTCCCCCCGACctgttgaggggggaagggggaccgttgggactgcagcaatcaccgaggcatcacactgctcagtataccaagcaagtttctcgcccacatccttctgagacgtattagagaccacctactggggcatcagaggccggagcaatctggattcactcctggtaagtcctcaatagaccgtatccttgcgcttcgactCATtatagagcgccgccgtgagttcgggcgtgggctgctcgcagcctacatcgacctcaagaaggcgttcgatagtgaatcgggaatcactctgggatatcctgagactgagaggaattccaacaaggattattggactaatatcaAGCCTGTAccctggtactgaaagtgctgtaaggtgtggtgggggcctgtcgagcttctttcctgttagttcagaagtgcggcaaggctgtgtccttgcaccaacacttttcaatgcttgcatggactggatactgggcagagctactgttcagtcattgtggagcaacaccgggcaatatcaagattacagtcCTTGACTTTGCCAAtggtgttgctattctatctgtctttggaaaccctagaggtggttcttgatgcatttagtaatgaagcgaagcccttgggtctagaggtctcctggaccaggaatttggggacttgctaggagaacctgctcgaTCGGTACGCGCTTgaggcgaggacactgaagtcacagtgAGCTGCACATACCTTGGTAGtttagttcataattctgggctgtcagaccatgaattcagcagacggattggcgtggcagcaggggtcatgaactctctcgacaagagtatttggagatgccggtacctgtgcagaaggaccaaactatggattttcaaggccctaataatagtagtagtagcagtaatagtagtaatagtaatgctatcCACACCGTGATATTAAAACAAAACCAGATGACTCATGAAAATACGTAAGCCAACCCCccgcccacctcacccccccccctctccagccGAGTGATAACAGGACACGAACGAGAACCGTAAATGCGATAAGAAAATATCAAGTCCCGATTGCTAAGAAGCTTGAATAATCCTTTGATAGCCACGTCGCCGCGATattaatcttttctctttcttcgtctctctctctctctttctacttttttctttgttttctttgtttttgttattcattctcGATTGTTCTAAATGaaactgcctctctttctttctgtatacacacacacacacacacgcacacacacacacatacacacacacacacacacacacacacacacacacacacacacacacacacacacacacacacacacacacacacacatatatatatatatatatatatatatatatatatatatatatatatatatatatatatatatatatatatatatatacatatatgtgtgtgtgtgtatgtatgtgtgtgtgtggtgtgtaaagatatataaacatctacaaatgtccatgtacgtatgtatgacaCAATCTAATTCCAGCCAAACGAAACCGCAAAAAAGCCTCGGAACGTACCCGAACGAGAGCGCCTCGTCCGAATCCGCCGGTGGGTCGCGAACGCCGGATCAAAGCGGCCATCGCACGTGGCTCGGAAGTCCCATAGAGCGGCCGCGTGTAAATCGGACTTGCTGCGGTTGGTTATTTGTGGGCGGTAGGGGTGGGTGCacggggtgtggtggggggtggggatggtggggggggttaTTGGGTGGTGGTGGCGGGTGCAC
Coding sequences:
- the LOC138862109 gene encoding uncharacterized protein, with protein sequence MTTQISAHIQIEENMRLEAFALVVATLRVHFTTPHVIRGLAEEVEGHFLVNDLRPLPDLPVSEDPPSLTEVRRAISKLKSGKAAGICGIPADPLKAGGEPMTRGLHRPEQSGFTPGKSSIDRILALRLIIERRREFGRGLLAAYIDLKKAFDSESGITLGYPETERNSNKDYWTNIKPVPCHCGATPGNIKITVLDFANGVAILSVFGNPRGGS